The following coding sequences lie in one Pseudomonas sp. B33.4 genomic window:
- a CDS encoding murein hydrolase activator EnvC family protein produces MLRVLIALALTCLLQPAFADERAQTQQQLDATRQDIAELKKLLGKVQEEKSGVQKELKGTETELGKLQKQVDALQKELQKSESELQRLDAEKKKLQSARTEQQRLIAIQARAAYQNGRQEYLKLLLNQQNPEKFARTLTYYDYLSQARLEQLKNFNETLRQLANVEKDIAAQQAQLLVQKSSLDTQRDELENVRKERQQVLAKLNDDVKARDQKLAAREQDQADLSKVLKTIEETLARQAREAEEARQKALIAQQEAEKKRLREAQAENSDAPRKPARSTPGALVSSSGETFGGPFAATRGKLPWPVDGRLLARFGESRGDDARTKWDGVMISASAGSQVHAVHGGRVVFADWLRGAGLLVILDHGNGFLSLYGHNQTLLKSAGDVVKAGESISTVGNSGGQDTSALYFAIRQQGHPSDPAQWCRAQG; encoded by the coding sequence ATGCTCCGCGTCCTGATCGCCCTCGCTCTGACCTGCCTGCTCCAACCGGCCTTCGCTGACGAGCGCGCGCAAACCCAACAGCAGTTGGACGCGACGCGTCAGGACATTGCCGAGCTGAAAAAGCTGCTGGGCAAAGTCCAGGAAGAAAAGTCCGGCGTGCAGAAAGAGCTCAAGGGTACTGAAACCGAGCTGGGCAAGCTGCAGAAGCAGGTCGACGCGCTGCAGAAAGAACTGCAGAAAAGCGAATCCGAGCTGCAGCGACTCGATGCAGAGAAAAAAAAACTCCAGAGCGCGCGCACTGAACAGCAGCGACTGATCGCCATTCAGGCCCGTGCGGCCTATCAGAACGGCCGGCAGGAATATCTCAAACTGCTGCTCAACCAGCAGAATCCCGAGAAATTCGCCCGCACCCTCACCTATTACGATTACCTGAGCCAGGCCCGCCTGGAGCAGTTGAAGAACTTCAACGAAACCCTGCGCCAGCTGGCCAATGTCGAAAAAGACATTGCCGCCCAGCAAGCACAATTGCTGGTGCAGAAAAGCAGCCTCGATACCCAGCGCGACGAACTGGAAAATGTCCGCAAGGAACGCCAGCAAGTCCTCGCCAAGCTCAACGATGACGTGAAAGCCCGCGACCAGAAACTGGCCGCGCGCGAGCAGGATCAGGCAGACCTGTCTAAAGTCCTTAAAACCATTGAAGAAACCCTGGCCCGCCAGGCTCGTGAGGCAGAAGAAGCGCGGCAGAAAGCGCTGATCGCCCAGCAGGAAGCGGAAAAAAAGCGCTTGCGTGAGGCGCAGGCTGAAAACAGCGACGCCCCACGAAAACCCGCCCGATCCACTCCCGGCGCACTGGTCTCCAGCAGCGGCGAGACCTTCGGTGGCCCTTTTGCTGCAACCCGGGGAAAACTTCCCTGGCCGGTTGATGGTCGACTGCTGGCACGCTTCGGCGAAAGCCGTGGCGACGATGCCCGTACCAAGTGGGACGGCGTGATGATCAGCGCCTCCGCCGGCAGCCAGGTGCATGCCGTACACGGTGGTCGCGTGGTGTTCGCCGACTGGCTGCGCGGTGCCGGGCTGCTGGTGATCCTCGATCACGGCAACGGTTTTCTGAGTCTTTACGGTCACAACCAGACGCTGCTCAAGTCGGCCGGTGATGTGGTCAAAGCGGGTGAGTCCATCTCCACTGTCGGTAACAGCGGCGGCCAGGACACATCCGCGCTGTATTTCGCAATTCGTCAGCAGGGTCACCCGAGTGATCCGGCG
- the gpmI gene encoding 2,3-bisphosphoglycerate-independent phosphoglycerate mutase — protein sequence MTTTPKPLVLMILDGFGHSDSPESNAVFAAKKPVLDRLWATVPNGLISGSGMDVGLPDGQMGNSEVGHMNLGAGRVVYQDFTRVTKSIRDGEFFENPTICAAVDKAVAASKAVHFMGLLSDGGVHSHQDHLIAMAELAFKRGAEKIYLHAFLDGRDTPPKSAASSIELLDATFQALGKGRIASIIGRYFAMDRDNRWDRVAQAYNLIVDGNSEFNAATAQEGLDAAYARGESDEFVKATTIGEPVKVEDGDAVVFMNFRADRARELTRVFVEDDFNDFERARQPKLAGFVMLTQYAASIPAPSAFAPGSLENVLGDYLAKNGKTQLRIAETEKYAHVTFFFSGGREEPFPGEERILIPSPKVATYDLQPEMSAPEVTDRIVEAIENQRYDVIVVNYANGDMVGHSGVFDAAVKAVECLDTCVGRIVEALEKVGGEALITADHGNVEKMADEETHQAHTAHTTEPVPFIYVGKRDLKVRDGGVLADVAPTMLKLLGLEKPAEMTGTSILV from the coding sequence ATGACGACTACGCCTAAACCTTTGGTCCTGATGATTCTCGACGGCTTCGGTCACAGCGACAGCCCTGAATCCAATGCCGTTTTTGCGGCGAAGAAGCCCGTCCTTGATCGCCTGTGGGCCACTGTGCCGAATGGCTTGATCTCGGGCAGCGGCATGGACGTCGGCCTGCCGGACGGCCAGATGGGCAACTCTGAAGTCGGCCACATGAACCTTGGCGCCGGCCGCGTGGTGTATCAGGACTTCACCCGCGTGACCAAGTCGATCCGCGACGGCGAATTCTTCGAGAACCCGACCATCTGCGCCGCTGTGGATAAAGCCGTGGCCGCCAGTAAAGCCGTGCACTTCATGGGCCTGCTGTCCGATGGTGGCGTACACAGCCACCAGGATCACCTGATCGCCATGGCCGAACTGGCCTTCAAGCGCGGCGCCGAGAAAATCTACCTGCACGCCTTCCTCGATGGCCGCGATACGCCGCCGAAAAGCGCTGCGTCGTCGATCGAACTGCTCGATGCAACCTTCCAGGCACTGGGCAAGGGCCGCATCGCCAGCATCATCGGCCGTTACTTCGCCATGGATCGTGACAACCGCTGGGATCGCGTCGCTCAGGCCTACAACCTGATCGTCGACGGCAACAGCGAATTCAACGCAGCCACTGCACAGGAAGGTCTGGACGCGGCTTACGCTCGCGGCGAGAGCGATGAATTCGTCAAAGCCACGACCATCGGTGAGCCGGTAAAAGTCGAAGACGGCGACGCTGTGGTGTTCATGAACTTCCGCGCCGACCGTGCCCGTGAGCTGACTCGCGTGTTCGTCGAGGACGATTTCAACGATTTCGAGCGCGCCCGCCAGCCGAAGCTCGCTGGTTTCGTCATGCTGACCCAATACGCGGCAAGTATTCCGGCACCGTCGGCATTCGCCCCGGGCAGCCTGGAAAACGTTCTCGGCGACTATCTGGCAAAGAACGGCAAAACCCAACTGCGCATCGCTGAAACCGAGAAATATGCGCACGTGACCTTCTTCTTCTCCGGCGGCCGCGAAGAACCGTTCCCGGGCGAAGAACGCATCCTGATCCCGTCGCCGAAAGTCGCCACTTATGACTTGCAGCCGGAAATGAGCGCGCCTGAGGTCACCGACCGCATCGTCGAGGCCATCGAAAACCAGCGTTACGACGTGATCGTAGTCAACTACGCCAACGGCGATATGGTCGGCCACAGCGGTGTGTTCGACGCGGCAGTGAAAGCGGTTGAATGCCTCGACACCTGCGTCGGTCGCATCGTTGAAGCACTGGAAAAGGTTGGCGGCGAAGCGCTGATCACTGCTGACCACGGCAACGTCGAAAAAATGGCCGATGAAGAAACCCACCAGGCGCACACCGCGCACACCACCGAGCCGGTGCCGTTCATTTATGTCGGCAAGCGCGACCTCAAAGTCCGTGACGGTGGCGTGCTGGCTGACGTAGCGCCAACCATGCTGAAACTGCTGGGTCTGGAAAAACCGGCGGAAATGACCGGCACTTCGATTCTGGTCTGA
- a CDS encoding rhodanese-like domain-containing protein: protein MVAHLIEFATNHYILVGIFVVLLALLLAHTMQGGGKSLSTGELTALVNKDAGVVVDIRPAKDFAAGHIVGAINIPQDKLAARIAELEKHKAKTIILVDALGQTAGTHARELMKSGFTAAKLSGGISSWKGDNLPLVK, encoded by the coding sequence ATGGTTGCTCACCTGATTGAATTTGCCACTAACCACTACATTCTTGTCGGTATCTTCGTCGTACTGCTGGCTCTGCTGCTGGCGCACACGATGCAGGGCGGCGGTAAAAGCCTGAGCACCGGCGAGCTGACTGCACTGGTCAATAAAGATGCAGGCGTAGTGGTGGACATCCGTCCGGCCAAGGATTTCGCTGCCGGCCACATCGTTGGCGCGATCAACATTCCTCAGGACAAACTGGCTGCGCGCATCGCCGAGCTGGAAAAACACAAGGCCAAGACCATTATTCTGGTCGACGCCCTGGGCCAGACCGCTGGCACCCACGCCCGCGAGCTGATGAAATCCGGCTTCACCGCCGCCAAGCTGTCCGGCGGGATTTCCAGCTGGAAAGGCGACAACCTGCCGTTGGTGAAGTGA
- the grxC gene encoding glutaredoxin 3 — MSEVIVYSSDYCPYCSRAKYLLENKGVAFKEIKVDGKPQVRAEMTQKAGRTSVPQIWIGSQHIGGCDDLYALERAGKLDALLKA; from the coding sequence ATGAGCGAAGTCATCGTCTACTCCAGCGATTACTGCCCTTATTGCTCGCGAGCCAAGTACCTGCTCGAGAACAAAGGCGTGGCCTTCAAAGAGATCAAGGTCGATGGCAAGCCGCAGGTGCGCGCCGAAATGACCCAGAAAGCCGGACGCACGTCCGTGCCGCAGATCTGGATCGGCAGCCAGCACATCGGTGGTTGTGATGATTTGTATGCCCTGGAGCGCGCCGGCAAACTCGACGCGCTGCTCAAGGCCTGA
- the secB gene encoding protein-export chaperone SecB gives MTDQQNTAASEEETAPQFSLQRIYVRDLSFEAPKSPAIFRQQWDPAVALDLNTRQKALEGDFYEVVLTLSVTVKNGEEVAFIAEVQQAGIFLIKNLDAASMSHTLGAFCPNILFPYARETLDSLVTRGSFPALMLAPVNFDALYAQELQRMQESGETPTVQ, from the coding sequence ATGACTGACCAACAGAACACTGCAGCCAGCGAAGAAGAAACCGCACCGCAATTCTCCTTGCAGCGCATCTACGTACGCGACCTGTCCTTCGAAGCCCCGAAAAGCCCGGCGATCTTCCGCCAGCAGTGGGACCCGGCTGTTGCGCTGGATCTGAACACTCGCCAGAAAGCACTGGAAGGTGATTTCTACGAAGTCGTGCTGACCCTGTCTGTCACCGTGAAAAACGGTGAAGAAGTGGCGTTCATCGCTGAAGTGCAACAGGCCGGTATCTTCCTGATCAAGAACCTCGATGCGGCTTCGATGAGCCACACCTTGGGTGCGTTCTGCCCGAACATCCTGTTCCCGTACGCGCGCGAAACCCTGGACAGCCTGGTGACCCGTGGTTCGTTCCCGGCGCTGATGCTGGCCCCGGTGAACTTCGACGCCCTGTACGCGCAAGAATTGCAGCGCATGCAGGAAAGCGGCGAGACGCCAACCGTTCAGTAA
- a CDS encoding tRNA (cytidine(34)-2'-O)-methyltransferase — protein sequence MFHVILFQPEIPPNTGNVIRLCANSGCHLHLIEPLGFEMDDKRLRRAGLDYHEYATLQRHADLASCLESIGNPRVFAFTTKGSRPFHDAAFVPGDAFIFGPESRGLPPEVLDALPAEQRLRLPMREGCRSLNLSNTVAVAVYEAWRQNDFK from the coding sequence ATGTTTCACGTCATCCTTTTTCAACCAGAAATTCCGCCGAATACCGGCAACGTTATCAGGCTGTGCGCCAACAGCGGCTGCCACCTGCATTTGATCGAACCGCTGGGTTTCGAGATGGACGACAAGCGCTTGCGCCGTGCCGGACTCGACTACCACGAATATGCCACGCTGCAACGTCACGCGGATTTGGCCAGTTGCCTGGAAAGCATCGGTAACCCTAGGGTGTTTGCGTTTACCACCAAGGGTTCACGGCCGTTTCATGATGCCGCGTTTGTCCCGGGTGATGCGTTCATCTTCGGCCCGGAAAGTCGTGGCCTGCCGCCGGAAGTGCTCGACGCCCTGCCTGCCGAACAGCGCCTGCGCCTGCCGATGCGCGAAGGCTGCCGCAGCCTGAACCTGTCCAACACGGTGGCCGTCGCTGTTTACGAAGCCTGGCGCCAGAACGACTTCAAGTAA
- a CDS encoding leucine-rich repeat domain-containing protein, translated as MPVKPPRGSATHVDVPGSSNRSVEVDTSLPGPSGRRGVDSGITLDNPQSRADTTDIDVIHPAPTVVVQTIPAETRLPASQPSLDHYVVNARAILPEINSEGLRVFNKRTYADVAGGDLVLVAVDPQTGLHRARRTSELLLGPVMLRDGDSGLWYQREVVEPATRAQIKQYFPESTDQHADDFIARFSDKDVADVELKRIQLGLPQLGSEHVSIPNHQNHVPESHEISEAFGMWSRLRQLYKWQGEPDQRVYSDGRLSGFKLDINLTLWPVDKLLSLKFNSVVALTLRGNAPLNPEVFFAQFPNIESLTVTSQLITRRSFGASIYERAYSRFNMDSRFTEQLVKLPRLRELSLQDCDLQADFSVRGMTSLQLLRLGNTPGPAANELPGPLRFQTPVQHRNDLQTDPDISGMAELRVLDLTGAGIRRIPLGLDADNERSTLEVLKLGNNALSVAPSLKALTALQELDLSSMRLDRFPEGITNEIPGKVLNLANNRITSIPESVELRAGFNLIGNPITDPASLRRLIRARIKTDSDIWLGAESNDVSANLWLLHVPAGEVPKKLELWDSVGHLSSRLRKLSRTPEFHVEYPLLQRRVWWFLEVYVKADASEKARMTDILINEPSPGKMLDRLEAAIREYDAGRQNQPLHHLPKRPRLD; from the coding sequence ATGCCAGTAAAACCACCGCGCGGTAGCGCTACTCACGTGGATGTTCCCGGCAGCTCGAATCGATCGGTTGAAGTGGACACTTCGCTCCCCGGTCCCTCAGGCCGCAGAGGCGTCGACTCAGGTATTACTCTCGACAATCCGCAGTCGCGAGCCGACACTACAGACATTGATGTCATTCATCCGGCTCCGACCGTCGTAGTTCAGACGATTCCCGCTGAAACTCGTCTGCCAGCATCTCAGCCTTCGCTGGACCATTACGTAGTCAATGCCCGGGCGATACTTCCAGAAATCAACAGTGAAGGTTTAAGGGTTTTTAACAAGCGAACTTACGCTGACGTGGCCGGTGGCGACCTTGTTCTTGTCGCCGTGGATCCGCAAACGGGATTGCATCGAGCCCGACGCACAAGCGAGTTGCTTTTAGGACCGGTAATGCTGCGCGATGGCGACAGCGGCCTCTGGTACCAGCGTGAGGTCGTTGAGCCAGCCACTCGAGCGCAGATCAAACAGTATTTTCCGGAATCGACCGATCAACACGCAGATGACTTTATCGCTCGGTTCAGTGACAAGGATGTGGCAGATGTGGAACTCAAGCGTATTCAGCTCGGGCTACCGCAACTGGGCAGCGAACACGTCAGCATCCCGAACCACCAAAATCACGTACCCGAGTCCCATGAGATATCTGAGGCGTTTGGCATGTGGAGCAGGCTACGCCAATTGTACAAATGGCAAGGTGAGCCTGATCAGCGAGTCTATAGCGATGGTCGGCTGTCGGGTTTCAAGTTGGATATCAATCTCACGCTATGGCCAGTCGATAAGTTGCTGTCATTGAAGTTCAACTCAGTCGTTGCTCTTACGCTAAGAGGTAATGCACCGCTGAACCCTGAGGTGTTTTTTGCGCAGTTTCCAAACATTGAAAGTCTGACGGTAACAAGCCAGTTAATCACCAGAAGATCCTTCGGCGCCTCTATATATGAGCGTGCTTACTCAAGATTCAATATGGATTCGCGTTTTACCGAGCAATTAGTGAAGCTCCCCCGTTTACGAGAATTGAGCCTGCAGGATTGTGATTTACAGGCTGATTTTTCGGTGAGGGGCATGACCAGCCTGCAGTTGTTAAGGCTTGGTAACACACCGGGGCCCGCGGCGAATGAATTGCCCGGTCCGTTACGTTTTCAGACGCCTGTTCAACACCGGAACGATTTGCAAACGGATCCTGACATTTCCGGGATGGCCGAGTTGCGTGTACTGGATCTGACAGGAGCCGGAATACGCCGAATCCCTCTCGGTCTTGATGCCGACAACGAGCGGTCAACACTGGAAGTATTAAAGCTTGGCAACAATGCGCTTTCTGTCGCACCTTCACTCAAAGCATTGACTGCGCTGCAGGAGCTGGATCTTTCCAGCATGAGGTTAGACAGATTTCCGGAGGGCATCACCAATGAGATTCCCGGGAAAGTGTTGAATCTGGCGAACAATCGAATTACCTCGATCCCGGAATCCGTTGAACTCAGAGCAGGCTTCAATCTCATCGGCAATCCAATAACGGATCCGGCCTCACTCCGGCGATTGATACGCGCACGGATAAAAACCGACTCCGATATTTGGTTGGGAGCAGAAAGCAATGATGTGTCGGCAAATCTTTGGCTGCTTCATGTGCCGGCAGGAGAAGTGCCTAAAAAACTGGAACTCTGGGACAGCGTTGGCCATCTTTCGAGCAGGCTCCGCAAACTGAGCCGCACGCCTGAGTTTCACGTTGAGTATCCGCTTCTGCAGCGGCGGGTCTGGTGGTTTCTCGAGGTCTACGTCAAAGCTGACGCCAGCGAAAAGGCACGGATGACAGACATTCTGATCAATGAACCCAGCCCCGGAAAGATGCTGGACAGACTGGAAGCGGCAATACGGGAATATGATGCGGGGCGGCAAAACCAGCCCCTGCACCATTTACCCAAACGTCCGAGGCTTGATTAA
- the ntrC gene encoding nitrogen regulation protein NR(I), producing the protein MSRSETVWIVDDDRSIRWVLEKALQQEGMTTQSFDSADGVMSRLARQQPDVIISDIRMPGASGLDLLARIREQHPRLPVIIMTAHSDLDSAVASYQGGAFEYLPKPFDVDEAVSLVKRANQHAQEQQGLEVVPALTRTPEIIGEAPAMQEVFRAIGRLSHSNITVLINGESGTGKELVAHALHRHSPRAASPFIALNMAAIPKDLMESELFGHEKGAFTGAANLRRGRFEQADGGTLFLDEIGDMPADTQTRLLRVLADGEFYRVGGHVPVKVDVRIIAATHQNLETLVHAGKFREDLFHRLNVIRIHIPRLSDRREDIPTLAKHFLSRAAQELAVEPKLLKSETEEYLKNLPWGGNVRQLENTCRWITVMASGREVHISDLPPELLNLPQDSAPVTNWEQALRQWADQALARGQSSLLDSAVPAFERIMIETALKHTAGRRRDAAVLLGWGRNTLTRKIKELGMKVDGGDDDEGDEG; encoded by the coding sequence ATGAGCCGTAGTGAAACCGTGTGGATCGTCGATGACGACCGTTCTATCCGTTGGGTGCTGGAAAAGGCCTTGCAGCAGGAAGGCATGACGACCCAGAGCTTCGACAGCGCCGATGGCGTGATGAGTCGCCTGGCCCGTCAGCAGCCTGACGTGATCATTTCCGACATTCGTATGCCCGGTGCCAGCGGTCTGGACTTGTTGGCGCGGATTCGCGAGCAGCACCCACGGTTGCCGGTCATCATCATGACCGCTCATTCCGATCTGGACAGCGCTGTCGCCTCGTATCAGGGCGGCGCGTTCGAATACCTGCCGAAGCCGTTCGACGTCGATGAAGCGGTATCGCTGGTCAAACGTGCCAATCAACACGCGCAAGAACAGCAAGGCCTGGAAGTGGTGCCGGCACTGACCCGCACCCCGGAAATCATCGGCGAAGCGCCGGCGATGCAGGAAGTTTTTCGCGCCATCGGGCGCTTGAGCCACTCCAACATCACCGTGTTGATCAACGGCGAATCCGGCACCGGTAAAGAACTGGTGGCCCACGCCCTGCACCGCCACAGCCCGCGCGCGGCCTCGCCGTTCATCGCGCTGAACATGGCGGCGATTCCCAAGGACCTGATGGAATCCGAGCTGTTCGGCCATGAGAAAGGCGCGTTCACCGGCGCGGCCAACCTGCGTCGCGGCCGCTTCGAGCAGGCTGACGGCGGCACGCTGTTCCTTGATGAAATCGGCGACATGCCGGCGGATACGCAAACCCGTTTGCTACGGGTTCTGGCCGATGGCGAGTTCTACCGCGTCGGTGGGCATGTGCCGGTCAAGGTCGATGTACGCATCATCGCCGCGACCCACCAAAATCTGGAAACCCTGGTCCACGCCGGCAAATTCCGCGAGGACTTGTTCCACCGCCTCAACGTAATCCGCATCCACATCCCGCGCCTGTCGGACCGTCGTGAAGACATCCCGACCCTGGCCAAGCACTTCCTCAGCCGCGCCGCGCAAGAGCTGGCGGTGGAGCCGAAGCTGCTGAAAAGCGAGACCGAGGAATACCTGAAGAACCTGCCGTGGGGCGGCAACGTGCGGCAGCTGGAGAACACTTGCCGCTGGATCACGGTGATGGCGTCCGGGCGCGAAGTGCACATCAGCGACCTGCCGCCAGAACTACTGAACCTGCCGCAAGATTCGGCGCCAGTAACCAATTGGGAGCAAGCACTGCGTCAGTGGGCGGATCAGGCCTTGGCGCGTGGCCAGTCGAGTCTGCTCGACAGCGCGGTGCCGGCGTTTGAGCGGATCATGATCGAGACGGCGCTGAAGCACACCGCCGGACGTCGCCGTGATGCGGCGGTGTTGCTGGGTTGGGGGCGTAATACCCTGACGCGCAAGATCAAGGAATTGGGGATGAAGGTTGATGGTGGGGATGATGATGAAGGGGATGAGGGTTAA
- the glnL gene encoding nitrogen regulation protein NR(II), protein MTISDAIHRLLLDNLTTATILLDAELRLEYMNPAAEMLLAISGQRSHGQFISELFTESTEALNSLRQAVEQAHPFTKREAMLTALTGQTLTVDYAVTPILSNGATMLLLEVHPRDRLLRITKEEAQLSKQETSKMLVRGLAHEIKNPLGGIRGAAQLLARELPEDSLRDYTNVIIEEADRLRNLVDRMLGSNKLPSLAMCNVHEVLERVCQLVEAESQGCITLVRDYDPSIPDVLIDREQMIQAVLNIVRNAMQAISSQNELRLGRISLRTRTMRQFTIGHVRHRLVTKIEIIDNGPGIPAELQETIFFPMVSGRPDGTGLGLAITQNIISQHQGLIECDSHPGHTTFSIFLPLEQGATST, encoded by the coding sequence ATGACTATTAGCGACGCAATCCACCGTTTGCTGCTCGACAACCTGACCACCGCCACCATCCTGCTCGACGCCGAATTGCGCCTCGAGTACATGAACCCGGCGGCGGAGATGCTGCTTGCCATCAGCGGGCAGCGCAGTCATGGGCAATTCATCAGCGAACTGTTCACCGAATCCACCGAGGCGCTCAATTCCCTGCGCCAAGCCGTGGAACAGGCGCATCCGTTCACTAAACGCGAAGCGATGCTCACCGCCCTTACCGGCCAGACCCTGACCGTGGATTACGCGGTGACACCGATCCTCAGCAACGGCGCGACCATGCTGTTGCTGGAAGTCCACCCGCGTGACCGCCTGCTGCGGATCACCAAGGAAGAGGCGCAACTGTCCAAGCAGGAAACCAGCAAGATGCTGGTGCGCGGCCTCGCCCACGAAATCAAGAACCCGCTGGGCGGCATCCGTGGCGCCGCGCAATTGCTGGCCCGCGAGCTGCCGGAAGACAGTCTGCGCGATTACACCAACGTGATCATTGAAGAGGCAGACCGCCTGCGCAATCTGGTCGACCGCATGCTCGGCTCGAACAAGCTGCCGTCGCTGGCCATGTGCAACGTCCACGAAGTGCTCGAGCGCGTCTGCCAACTGGTCGAAGCGGAAAGCCAGGGCTGCATCACCTTGGTGCGCGATTACGACCCAAGCATTCCCGACGTATTGATCGACCGCGAGCAAATGATTCAGGCGGTGTTGAACATCGTACGCAACGCCATGCAGGCGATCAGCAGCCAGAACGAACTGCGCCTTGGCCGCATAAGCCTGCGTACCCGGACCATGCGCCAGTTCACCATCGGCCACGTCCGCCATCGTCTGGTGACCAAGATCGAGATCATCGACAACGGCCCCGGGATCCCGGCGGAACTTCAGGAAACCATTTTCTTTCCCATGGTCAGCGGACGCCCGGACGGTACCGGACTCGGCCTGGCCATTACCCAGAACATCATCAGCCAGCACCAGGGCCTGATCGAGTGTGACAGCCATCCAGGCCACACCACCTTCTCGATCTTTCTGCCACTGGAACAAGGAGCCACATCGACATGA
- a CDS encoding DUF4124 domain-containing protein has product MIRAWLIVVIALVTLQASAEVFTYTDAQGNRVFTDQPRGNAKRVPIATSNRMSANPTAAAPIITAKKAPEQPLFHYDMLRILVPEPDATIRSSAGEIIVSVTSEPGLQKGHRYRLLLDGQATGEPGLTPVFPLSNIDRGSHNLSVEILDAEGRTVERTANQPFHMLRISLAQKRQVKPCVADDYGVRPECPLKDKPPEPKNPFLRFF; this is encoded by the coding sequence GTGATCCGCGCGTGGCTGATCGTCGTGATTGCGCTGGTGACACTGCAAGCCTCAGCCGAGGTGTTCACCTACACCGACGCCCAAGGCAATCGGGTATTCACCGACCAGCCGCGCGGCAACGCCAAACGCGTCCCCATCGCCACCAGCAATCGCATGTCCGCAAACCCCACCGCCGCCGCGCCGATCATCACCGCGAAAAAAGCCCCGGAACAACCACTGTTTCACTACGACATGCTGCGCATTCTGGTGCCCGAACCCGATGCGACGATTCGCAGCAGCGCCGGCGAAATCATCGTCAGTGTGACCAGTGAGCCGGGTCTGCAAAAAGGGCATCGTTATCGGTTGCTGCTGGATGGTCAGGCCACTGGCGAGCCCGGCCTGACGCCAGTCTTTCCGCTGAGCAATATCGATCGTGGCAGCCACAACCTTTCGGTGGAAATTCTCGATGCCGAGGGCCGTACCGTCGAGCGTACAGCCAACCAACCCTTCCACATGCTGCGCATCTCTCTCGCGCAGAAACGCCAGGTCAAACCCTGCGTCGCCGACGACTACGGCGTACGCCCGGAATGTCCGCTGAAAGACAAACCGCCCGAGCCGAAAAACCCCTTCCTGCGTTTCTTCTAA
- a CDS encoding DUF4124 domain-containing protein, whose product MGRTFLYILLLIALPAAAQIYKYTDANGNTVYSDHSPDGVQAQPVELPPLNRVEPQAPSAPPAPVSGNREPQRNAYDILELAGLPTEEALRANNGTFTVNVLIKPRLQPPHQLRLVLDDEPYGQPSNVPILQLVNVDRGDHRLAVQVIDGQTIIQQSPPVPLSVQRVHKP is encoded by the coding sequence ATGGGTCGCACCTTTCTCTACATTCTATTGTTGATAGCCCTGCCCGCCGCCGCGCAGATCTACAAGTACACCGATGCCAACGGCAACACGGTCTACAGCGATCACTCACCGGACGGCGTACAGGCGCAGCCCGTGGAATTGCCGCCGCTCAATCGCGTCGAGCCGCAAGCGCCGAGCGCACCCCCTGCGCCCGTCAGCGGCAACCGCGAACCTCAGCGCAACGCCTACGACATCCTCGAACTCGCCGGGCTGCCCACCGAAGAAGCCCTGCGCGCGAACAACGGCACCTTTACCGTCAACGTGCTGATCAAGCCACGCCTGCAACCGCCGCATCAATTAAGGCTGGTATTGGACGATGAGCCTTACGGTCAGCCGAGCAACGTACCAATCCTGCAACTGGTGAACGTAGATCGCGGCGACCATCGTTTAGCGGTGCAGGTGATTGACGGGCAGACGATCATCCAGCAGAGCCCGCCAGTCCCCCTCAGCGTGCAGCGAGTGCACAAGCCGTGA